From Erigeron canadensis isolate Cc75 chromosome 5, C_canadensis_v1, whole genome shotgun sequence:
CTTCTCAAGTTTAATAGATCTTTTATTTGACCAAGTGTTGTATATCGGATTTATCGGCGATATGTCGGTTATCGGGCCTTCACTGATACGAAAAATGGATTATCGGGGCAATTTCTCGTTTTGGTCAAATTTCAGTCAAACTCAGCACTTATCGGTCAACGTCGGTCAAAAAAAATTGGccacttttttattaaaaaaactggtttttttaatcaaatattagGGTTTATTACTTTCTGTAATTCAATTTTTTCTAGCTAATTTCTAATTAGTTCTTTAATATTTGAGTTAATATTTGATAATCTTCTAATTTCTAGTTGTAAATTGCAATCACCGATTTGAAATCGAGCACGGCAACCCATtcattatataataaactaaaagCCACCTCTATTCCTCAGGAATGCAAAGATAACCTGAATTTTAATTTTCGTCTTTAGCCCATCGATGTACTCTTTGGATCCATGATCCAATGGTGGTGATTGCCTCTCATTAGCCATAGCCAGCTGTTGTTCAAGCAGTATAATTCTTTCTTGCAGTTCTTTGTTTTCTGCACACTGCAATTGAACAAAGAATAAGATCATTTGTTTTTAGGTGGAAGGTAAAGTTACACATGCTTGTAAAACTATATAGATCGCTAGTAACCCATAAATGAAGAAAACGTTTTGACAGCATAAATTGTAACGTTAAAATGTTTCCTAAATTATAGTGTACGATGATATACGGATATGTATAGCAAAGAGAAAGAAAACAAGTGTGACCAAAAGGTATATGAGACAGACACGATGCAACAAATAAACGTCTTTGCAATCCATAAAAATACCTTGTTCTTCCATTCTTCCTGGAGGATTCGGTTGTCTGCAGACATAATCTGAGATACATATGATGATAAACAGTCAATGATTAACATCACAAGTTGGGTTAAAGTATCAACATCATGTAACAAATCAGAATCGGGATTGTAATTACGTTAGGGCAGGTTAAAAAGGTTATTACGTTTACCGCTATCACATAGAATCAAGTGTATCTCAGTAAATGTACTCACCTCTAGCTCAAAACCCTTCTCATCACACTGTGTCATTAATTTCATCATTGTCTGTTTTAGAGAATAAATATGACAACATCAACATTTGAAAATGCACAGGTGGTGGACAATAGAGAAAAATACAAACTtgaaaataataactaataggAGCGGAAACTGGGGAGGAGGTAGGAAAGAACACCTGCTGCATATCAGCCAAAGACGTATTAGAAATTGAAGCTTCATTGCTTTCAACAATCTGTTTCTCCAAGTCCCTCATTTGCCTTCTTTTTTCTTCTATATCATGTTCCAACTGATCAATCTGGATATCGGCATACGTTTATAAGTAATCTATCACGTTTGATATGTTGGATAATTACAATAATCAAAGTACGAATTTTGGTAATGCACGTTTGACATGGAAACTAAAGCCGGTGGTTATGCCAAAGTCCAAACTACCATTCAATGGTTGTACTACAAAACATCACTTCGTTCACAAGCCAGCTTTAAAACAATTTATTCCCACTACTGTTATCTATATTAACCATGGTATGTGtaaggagagagagaaaagagcAAAGATTTACTTGGGACTTCGAGCTCTCAGGATCATTTGCAGACTGTTCCACTAGACGTTTCATGGTACTCGTACTGAATGCGATCTCTCCAGCAAGCATCTTCACTCTCTCCACAAGAAGGTCCATCTCATCTAGTGAGAGTCCACCCTGTagcaaaacaaaatatatcatATGACAAATACCAAAACTAAAGTTACTACCTTGTTTAGTTTAAACAAACGAAAACTGAAAAAAGACCATAATATTGAAGTGGATATGGATTAACTGATGGTTTCTTTGGATTAACTTCAGCTGAATACTAGTAAAATTATCACTGTGCATAGATAAATGTGTAACCAAGCAGTTATAAGTTACCTAACCCTGCATATTTTAGGGCATTTGAAAATCTACAATCTAAATTCCTTTCatacataatatttttaaagactGGCAATTGATGGTGTGTAGCATAAACTACACAAATTTTCAAACAACTTAATGTATAAGCAGAAAAGCGTCTATGAATAAACTTAATGGCTTacctaaaaaacaaaagatgaaaatTTCATTGTGTTGCATCAAATCTTCACATAATACTGCCATATTTCTGAAGTACCATACTAAGAAATAAATCCTATTGCAATCCAAAATGTAGCAGTGTGACATGAAGCTGGCTGGATTTGTATTGAttgattataaataaaataaaacaataaaagggTTTTGCAATTCGAGAAGCAAGGGTCTCCTAAAAATGTAAGACTAAATTAAATTCATCCATAATAAAAACTACAACAACAAAaggacccaatccctgcgcggggtatgggggaggtaagctgtagacagtcttacctctacacaaaggtagagagattgcttccatagggacctccggccacaaaggagtgcaagacggaaaatgagaaatgtttagaaaatcataccatAATAAAAACTACTACCCTAATATTCTATGAACACTAATCTATAGCTTGATTAGCAGGCTTTTGATAATAAATagaaactaaataataataaacaccataaaatatatctaaaatagaGTTTGTTTAGTAAATAAAGATTACCCACTGAGAAATAAGATGATTAGTATCACAGTGACATATGATAAGGACTAAAAACTTGTAATCAGaaaatcattaaataaaaagaatgtcATTAAACATACCGTTAGCAGCTTCACACCGCTGGCAGAACGGCTAAAAACTTCACCCGCTTGAGTAGATTCGGTAATAGTGCTACCTACTGCTGATAAATCATTTTGAATGTCACTGTGCAAGAGCAGGGAACCATTCTGAAACAAAAGACATCAACGAGCAGGAATGTCAAGCTCAGGTGGATAGATCAATTGAAAGAACAAAAACAGAGATTTGTCAAAAGCCAGATGGAATAAACACACAAAAAGTATGGAAGACTTGACGAGCAATGCAGCGTTGACAGGCTATGGCCTATGAAGTTAAGCACCTCACATTTCATGATAATTAGGTCATATCTCATTGTCACTATTTTGAGATTCTAAGCCATAAGATATAATGAAGATGCTAAGATTTAACTTCCATCGGGAGAATACGAGAACTTGtgttatgtaaaatataaatcaagGATTTATATACCTCATCATCATTAGCAGAAATACTGTTTTGCTGAGCTGATACATCAGTCAACCCAGGAATTGTATTTTTTGAGGAAACAAGTATTAACTTTGTTAGTCTCTGAATCCTGCTCATGAGAGCAGCCTTGGCTTCTTCCTCTTCCTCTAAGCGTGATTGCATCTTCACTTGTCCTTCTTCTAACTATGAAACATATAGCAAAAAAGATACTTAATGCAAACTCCATCAAAAAGATGTGCTGAAATGAAATACAAACCTACCAATAAGTCACATCATTAATAAAAGCAGCATGTGATAAAGAATAAGAAGAAAATAGCACCTTTTGTTTTAAGGTCAATATCTCTTCTGGATTGACACCTACAAGCATCCCCCTCCGCAATTGATCAAGCTCTAGTTTGAGAGCTGATATCTCTCTTTGGTACTTCTTAATTAAAGATTTTTCGTCAATAATCTGCAAAGTGGATATTTCAAGAACATATAGCAGTGAGATTGATGTCTGTTCTAAGCATACAGAAATACTAATCAAATGCAGATTTTATAGCAAACCTTATTCTGAGAGGCAAAGATTTCAATGCGTTTTGCCCTACTTGCAAACTTTAATGTATTGTGAGTCTCCTCCATACTACTTGATGCCGGAGTTATAGTGCAGATAAGCTGGAAAGAGAAAGAAGTTGGATGTTGTAACATTTAGGCCTATATAAACTCCAGTGAACTAAAGAGTAGGAATATTAGACTAATGATGATCAGAACTAAAGATTTGAGCTTTGTAAATGCTTACTGAAACATGACCATGGCCACTCAATGAAGATTGTAGAATACGGGTAAGCTTGGAATCTCTATAAGGAACATGAGATGCCCTTCCCTCACTAAGCTTTCCGATCACCTATAATTCCAGGCACAATTTCCAAATAAAATCATCACATGACTGGATACATTTGTCAGCATTAATCCAAATAACAGAATATGAATTAATAAAGTCTGGCAGGATTTCGCCAATGAGCTAGTATAAATTCATATAAGtggaaaacaaacaaaatgttGCATTTAGTTGCAGCACTTAGCACAGCATGACAGCCTAACTACAATAATGTATCATACACATATAGAGCACATAATGATATACTATTGCAACAAGTGAGGACCTGTTTACCAAATCTCATATGAAACTAATACTGTATAGTTTACAGAAACTTGGGAATTCTGTTAAAATGTATACAACCACTTCACTTACAGTTCCAAGGGTTAGCAGACTTTTGTTTATGTAAGATCCTTCCTTCCTCCTCAATCCCGTTGTCTCAGTTTTCGAGCTCTCTGATCCCGCTAAATCAATTAAATTCTGAAACAcaataaaaaactaataaataaaatatgcaaCAAAAATTGGTTCATGTAATAGAGAGAAGTAAAGTAAGATGTGTGTACAAGTTGGGAAAATATGACTCCATCATATTCGTCACCATGAGAGCTACTTTCAATCATCTGCACGTTTGAATATATGTAAAGACAGTTACGAGCGGTTGTCAAGGAAGTGATTATGACAACTGAATGACTGATAACATATTAACTTATAATCAACACATACAAGAAATATATCGCGAATGGAAGACCAATGAAAAGAGATTCAGAGGATGGGACTGAATGAAGCAACAAATAAACCCTAAGGACATCTTCAAATATGTAGTAAAAAAGCATGATTTTGGAAAAACCTTCATCCAAAAAGTTTCATCTCTATAATCACAACCCCAACATTTATTTGTACAAGCTTATATTACCTTTAATAATACAGTAGATTTTATTAGAATTCAATAAACCTTTCCACTAACTTGATTTATCATATACAATATCAATGAGTTGAATCAATCTCAATGGATTAAGTTCTTTAAGAAAAACACTTTGCCACTCTCCTCTGCACCACGCTTATTTACTTCCACACAGGCACAAGTCCCCGCAAACAATACCTCTCACTCAGTGTTTCACTCAAACGCGTCTATTCTCACTTTTGCGATCTCGTCTCCCTCTATTAACTTCACACATGGCTGCCCGCAAACCAGTATCTCTGTTTGGTCTTTAACTCAGTTTGTATCAGCAGTAGCAAGCTTTTGGTGCCAGTTAACTTTAAAGAGTAATAGGAAAACACAATTCAACTTTGTTTTGCTTAGTTGTTAATAAATGAACTCATAGATTGCAAGAATTTTGTTTGGttagaaattttaatttttagtacAGTTGTTGCATTTGTTACATTTTTAGTGTTGTTTGATCTGTTAACTTGCTTATAGCCTTCAGCAGGTAGTTAATTTGAAAGTTAAATGGTTTACTTGAGCAGTTACTAAAACATTTAGTTGTTCAGTTTGTATTACTAATGTAGCTGTTAGCTGGTAATTTTAGCTGTTATTTTCAGCAACTAGatgttattttagttttaactttttagcTTACTTTTGTAGTTCTGTTATAGTGTTCTACACTTATAAACTATTTACTTGACTATTagtctttttagtttttaccacTAGGATATGTCATTTTAAACCATCTATTATGCCTCAGAGTCATTCTTTTGCACATCCGCATCACACAATGGATATTCTCAGGTCACACCATTGTGTCCTCTGCATACTAGCCACAATGGTGAACCCATGATGTGATTATCTATGAAGAGGTAAGGAAAACACGCCAATTTGGTAACTTACGACAGATTGGGAACAAACTGCTGGAAAATCAAGCCGCAAGAGAGTTCCTCGAAATCAATACAGCAGTTTGAAGAATTATAGCCAATAGCAAATGCTCAGATTTGAAATGTCTAAATGATGAAATTAGACTCATCGCCACAAATATAGGCTCTTAAAGAGACGAAAATTAGAAATAAGGATGTTAGATATGGGTCAGTTACATACCAGTGTAAATATAGTGTGACTACGACTGCTAAGAAGGTTGAAGTTATTTGAACCAATGTGTCGGTGCTCTGCAAACGCAAAGGTAAAATAGAGTTAGATGGTATCTATGACAGCAGTACAGCTAGTAGTTCTGTCCACAACCCATCAACTCTCATTGTCACTTTCCGCCAATACAAGGTAACTTATGGAACCAGTATCCCTTTTTGGTCCCCCCCCCcaaacccttttttttcaactattGTAGAATGTAGAATAGTACATCCCCCATACAGTGTTGTCTCCCACGTACTTAATATACATATTCACACTAACACAAGAAGAAATACAATATACAACATGCTCTATCTCTCCATTATACACAATATTTAACACTCTGTCATTTCTGTTGTAGTCCTTGCCCTCTTAATcaaatttgtaatatatatttttattattgataatAACATGCTCCCAAACTATTTAATCTCTACAGAACTGTGAAATGTTGGATACATACACACAAAATTTCTAATAAAACTTCACAAAAGAACTAATCTAAACGAACCAAAGGGCCTTTGGTCTAACAGAATACAAGATAACCCTGAAACCAAGATGTTGCGGGTTCAAGTTCCGTTAACAACAAGCATGCAGATATGTGAAATATTTGCCTTCCAAAAAGACTAAGCTATCCCAACTAACCACCATGAAATGGAGAATCTAGAATGTAaataatacacacacacacacacaagaacCAACCATAAATTGGGTTGAAGGAGTGCTAAAACTAATTACAGGGTCTGCTCTTGGATCTTCCATATATGATAAATTGGgttgaagaagtctatatgcatggttatcaattccGTTTTAGTAACATGATCAGGGTTATGGTAGACAGAAGATCCTAGCAATGACGAAATTAAGTTCAAATGTAACAAAATATGTTAGTCTCATGAATCTAATTTCTGAAATACCACTTCTACTCCGACACTATTTCCACCCTATCAGATGAAGCATAACTTGCCTCTTAATAATTATCTCTCTTTATCAGTTTGAAGGTTAAGTGTCGAATAAATAGCTGTTCATCGATCAATTGAGTTAAATCAAGCTTTTAAGGAACCCAACCTATTTATATACGCGTCATGATTTGAGCTCAACTCAATTGCCCATTGCAACCAATAACTCACAACAGCCCAGCTCAAAGCTATCCTAGGTAACCTTAAAAACATAAGCACACGAAGAGATATAGTAATACCTTCACCAGCAGCAATGAAAGAAAGGGCATGTCCAGGAGATAAAACCACCTCTTCCTTTATACCTTCAACATATGTGCCctatcaataaaaaatacaatcaGAACACATTATTTAAGATATAAAAGTTGCCCCACATTACAATAAAAGGTTATACCAATATACCATAATATACAAACCCATAGAACTAACTAGAGCTATTAACTTCCTATATTCATACACTATGATAAATCTACTATTCAGCTTAATGTGTATTAAATAAGCAATAATAACTTTTAGGTGAACAAAAATTTGGAATGAGAAATTACAAAATAACAGAGTACACAAATAAGACAGAAAGATGCATAGCAAGTTAGTGCAGAGACCTGAGCATCTTCTCGAACACGCAGATTCTGGCCGGTTGGATCAAGAAGATCATTGATCACCTGATATTAGAAGTTCAAGCAGTGTGGTTAATCAAAGCTCAATGAAGAGAACAGCCACTATGAAAATGGGTGGAAATGTCAGTTAGATATAGCTTCATAGGTGGATACAAGCAGTaataagaaaaccaaaaaagttaaaaaaggaggtgcttttttctatatatattggTGTCAAAACAAGTGAGAGAACTAGACATGCAATCCCTTTATTCTACACATTGCCAATTCCAATGATGGCTTACCTCATTATATATCTCAATATATGATACACGTAGTAAGAACTCCCTTCCTGGTGTCTGAAATGTAAATACAAGGTGTTCATTATCTATAAACCTATATGTGAACAAAGCATAAATAATACATAACTTGCATGATACGTATACAATGACTTACGCATAAAATGTGTGTATATGCATGCTTTTATGTGTATATGCACGTATCTATGTATCTATAGACATGAatgcataaatataatatgtataaacTGTCAACCTTCAACATATTAGGCCAAGCAGATGATGTATGAAAACTTGTGATTGCAAAACTATAAAAGCaataattaacatatacttaCATCCTGAATAATGCTGAACACATCCTTTATTGCCAACGGAATTATTCCTGGAGAATTATGATCACCCTGTGAAGACAATTAAGAAGTATAAAGAACACTGAACATACAGTAACTACAGATAAATGTGAAGGGTCAAACAAACAAGTGAACAACTATATCGCCATGAAGTTGCTTCGTACCATGTCCATCATCAATTAATATATACGAGGTTCACAATAAGTGGATCAAACAGAAATTCTAAACCATTAACCGTATATGGGTACGTCTTTGCTTGTTTCGTTGTGAAACATTAAATCACAAAATATGTAAAGAGGAAACAGAAAACTCAAGTTTTACTGAAAAAGAAACTTCAGCTACTATACTTGCCCGTTACCAATGCAGGTTACCTACTTACCCACTATAAGCTCTGAAACCGAATAAATTAAACAATGGCAACTCT
This genomic window contains:
- the LOC122599188 gene encoding kinesin-like protein KIN-7D, mitochondrial → MAASSSRGTTTNSSSNYNNNKPSSPFSSSSSSSSFKQQQQQQSSAIHRSSSSGATSFYGNTRSDTLNRSTSDSMYGGGGGGYGGGYQSADDMIDEQQMDDVSRPAGGDSISVTIRFRPLSEREYQRGDEVAWYADGDKIVRNEYNPATSYAFDKVFGSYAETQDVYEVAAGPVIRAAMEGINGTVFAYGVTSSGKTHTMHGDHNSPGIIPLAIKDVFSIIQDTPGREFLLRVSYIEIYNEVINDLLDPTGQNLRVREDAQGTYVEGIKEEVVLSPGHALSFIAAGEEHRHIGSNNFNLLSSRSHTIFTLMIESSSHGDEYDGVIFSQLNLIDLAGSESSKTETTGLRRKEGSYINKSLLTLGTVIGKLSEGRASHVPYRDSKLTRILQSSLSGHGHVSLICTITPASSSMEETHNTLKFASRAKRIEIFASQNKIIDEKSLIKKYQREISALKLELDQLRRGMLVGVNPEEILTLKQKLEEGQVKMQSRLEEEEEAKAALMSRIQRLTKLILVSSKNTIPGLTDVSAQQNSISANDDENGSLLLHSDIQNDLSAVGSTITESTQAGEVFSRSASGVKLLTGGLSLDEMDLLVERVKMLAGEIAFSTSTMKRLVEQSANDPESSKSQIDQLEHDIEEKRRQMRDLEKQIVESNEASISNTSLADMQQTMMKLMTQCDEKGFELEIMSADNRILQEEWKNKCAENKELQERIILLEQQLAMANERQSPPLDHGSKEYIDGLKTKIKIQEVENEKLKLEHIQIREENSGLYVQNQKLSEEASYAKELASAAAVELKNLAGEVTKLSLENAKLEKELMAACESANSKSANGGSRKYDPVKPARKNRSSGRVKDAYDDFDSWNLDPEDLRMELQARKQRETRLEAALSEKELIEEEYRKKLEEGKKKEAALENDLANMWVLVAQLKKEAKGVLPESNSNGRNTERPETANHQNVVNGDRNNLGVKDMQVLDVSQTAAVAKEEPLVARLKARMQEMKEKEVNYIGNGDANSHVCKVCFESPTAAMLLPCRHFSLCKSCSLACSECPICRTKITDRIFAFAS